In Streptomyces alboniger, the following are encoded in one genomic region:
- a CDS encoding AAA family ATPase — MATRILPAVGDIEAARALSTLTGQLPDAEPSLPVGDSTALLDTLARLAAESVDELPEVVLVHERIGPAPALDLIRDLVLRFPAVGVVLITADTSPGTLTAAMDSGARGIVGFPLAYDALAERVQAAAAWSAGMRRHLGSGGLELYGGGTGGPGAPGGAGTVVTVSGAKGGVGTTLTAVQLALAAQASGRTTALLDLDLQSGDVASYLDVQFRRSVVDLAAITDITPRVLQDAVYTHESGIGLLLAPAEGERGEEVTDRVTRQILGSLRARYDVVVVDCGAYVTAASATAVELADHALLLLTPDVVAVRAAKRMVRLWDRLQIRKAEETLTVVNRHGKGTEIQPSLVERVTGTRVARTTVPAAFKELQAAVDAGRMQDLDSRSSVKQALWGLAGELGLIDADKANAGKRGGLTLRRKAATGDRGAVTLEFAGMFPLLLTVMAILWQCTLYGYTYSLAGNAADEAARAATAAYAAGEGEAGACSAAAQEHLPAAWQGAEVSCVDEGAVWKATVSVDVPVFFPGFDAGWHVDGKAGAAKEGDDG; from the coding sequence ATGGCTACTCGGATCCTGCCGGCCGTGGGGGACATCGAGGCCGCCCGCGCGTTGTCCACGCTGACCGGGCAGCTGCCCGACGCCGAGCCCTCCCTGCCCGTCGGTGACTCCACCGCGCTGCTCGACACCCTCGCGCGCCTCGCCGCCGAGTCCGTCGACGAGCTGCCGGAAGTCGTCCTCGTCCACGAGCGGATCGGGCCGGCCCCGGCGCTCGACCTCATCCGCGACCTCGTCCTGCGCTTCCCCGCCGTCGGCGTCGTCCTGATCACCGCCGACACCAGCCCGGGCACCCTCACGGCCGCCATGGACTCCGGGGCACGCGGCATCGTCGGCTTCCCGCTCGCCTACGACGCCCTCGCCGAACGCGTCCAGGCCGCCGCGGCCTGGTCCGCAGGCATGCGGCGCCACCTCGGCAGCGGGGGGCTCGAACTGTACGGCGGCGGTACGGGCGGGCCCGGGGCGCCCGGCGGCGCGGGCACCGTCGTCACGGTCAGCGGGGCCAAGGGCGGCGTCGGGACGACCCTGACGGCCGTCCAACTCGCCCTCGCCGCACAGGCGTCGGGCCGCACCACCGCCCTCCTCGACCTCGACCTCCAGTCCGGCGACGTCGCCTCCTACCTGGACGTACAGTTCCGCCGCTCGGTCGTCGACCTCGCCGCCATCACCGACATCACGCCCCGCGTACTCCAGGACGCCGTCTACACCCACGAGAGCGGCATCGGCCTGCTCCTCGCCCCCGCCGAGGGCGAGCGCGGCGAGGAGGTCACCGACCGGGTCACCCGGCAGATCCTCGGCTCCCTGCGCGCCCGCTACGACGTCGTGGTCGTCGACTGCGGCGCCTACGTCACCGCCGCGAGCGCCACCGCCGTCGAACTCGCCGACCACGCGTTGCTGCTCCTCACCCCCGACGTCGTCGCGGTACGCGCCGCCAAGCGGATGGTGCGGCTGTGGGACCGCCTCCAGATCCGCAAGGCCGAGGAGACCCTCACGGTCGTCAACCGCCACGGCAAGGGCACGGAGATCCAGCCCTCCCTGGTGGAACGCGTCACCGGCACCCGCGTGGCCCGCACCACCGTGCCCGCCGCGTTCAAGGAACTCCAGGCCGCCGTGGACGCGGGCCGCATGCAGGACCTCGACAGCCGCTCCTCGGTGAAACAGGCGCTGTGGGGTCTCGCGGGCGAGCTGGGCCTCATCGACGCGGACAAGGCCAACGCCGGCAAGCGCGGCGGCCTCACCCTGCGGAGGAAGGCGGCCACCGGCGACCGCGGCGCGGTCACCCTCGAATTCGCCGGGATGTTCCCGCTGCTCCTCACGGTCATGGCGATCCTCTGGCAGTGCACCCTGTACGGCTACACGTACTCCCTCGCCGGGAACGCCGCGGACGAGGCGGCACGGGCGGCCACGGCGGCGTACGCGGCCGGGGAAGGCGAGGCCGGCGCCTGCTCCGCCGCGGCCCAGGAGCACCTGCCCGCCGCCTGGCAGGGCGCTGAGGTCTCCTGCGTGGACGAGGGCGCGGTGTGGAAGGCCACCGTGTCGGTGGACGTCCCGGTGTTCTTCCCCGGCTTCGACGCGGGGTGGCACGTCGACGGGAAGGCGGGCGCGGCGAAGGAGGGGGACGACGGATGA
- a CDS encoding Nramp family divalent metal transporter, whose product MAETTGSGTTAGASAPQPRKSSWKYIGPGIVVAATGVGAGDLVATLIAGSNFGYTLLWAAVIGCVVKISLAEAAGRWHLSTGRTLFDGWASLGRWTTWFFVVYVVIWGYVYGAAAMSSSGLPLQALFPDVMELKWWAILTGLVGLVFVWFNKYAVFEKVMTVLVGVMFVVTVYLAIRVTPHLGEAFAGLLPVLPDEKDSILNTLGLIGGVGGTITLAAYGYWVNAKGWTNTGWMKVMRLDNRVAYITTGVFVVAMLFVGAEMLHSANVAIASGDKGLVQLSGILEKEYGNATAKLFLVGFFATSFTSLIGVWHGVSLMFADFVERYRKQRAGADEKALSGEEVASGAREESVPFRAYLLWLTFPPMILLFQGQPFRLIIIYGVLGAAFMPFLSLTLIWLLNSSRTPSEWRNGWLSNGMLAVAGLLFLVLCVKQISDQDWSSFF is encoded by the coding sequence ATGGCTGAAACCACAGGCAGTGGCACCACCGCCGGCGCATCGGCACCCCAGCCCCGCAAGTCGAGCTGGAAGTACATCGGCCCCGGCATCGTCGTCGCCGCGACCGGCGTCGGCGCCGGTGACCTCGTCGCGACCCTCATCGCGGGCAGCAACTTCGGCTACACCCTGCTCTGGGCCGCGGTCATCGGCTGCGTCGTGAAGATCTCGCTCGCCGAGGCCGCCGGCCGCTGGCACCTGTCCACCGGACGCACCCTCTTCGACGGCTGGGCGAGCCTCGGCCGCTGGACGACGTGGTTCTTCGTCGTCTACGTGGTGATCTGGGGGTACGTCTACGGGGCGGCGGCCATGTCGTCCTCGGGGCTGCCCCTCCAGGCGCTCTTCCCCGACGTCATGGAACTCAAGTGGTGGGCGATCCTCACCGGCCTCGTCGGGCTCGTCTTCGTCTGGTTCAACAAGTACGCCGTCTTCGAGAAGGTCATGACGGTCCTGGTCGGCGTGATGTTCGTCGTCACCGTTTACCTCGCCATCCGCGTCACCCCGCACCTGGGCGAGGCCTTCGCGGGCCTGCTGCCCGTCCTGCCCGACGAGAAGGACTCGATCCTCAACACGCTCGGCCTGATCGGCGGCGTCGGCGGCACCATCACCCTTGCCGCGTACGGCTACTGGGTCAACGCCAAGGGCTGGACCAACACCGGCTGGATGAAGGTGATGCGGCTCGACAACCGCGTCGCGTACATCACCACCGGCGTCTTCGTCGTCGCCATGCTCTTCGTCGGCGCCGAGATGCTGCACTCCGCGAACGTCGCCATCGCGAGCGGCGACAAGGGCCTCGTCCAGCTCTCCGGCATCCTGGAGAAGGAGTACGGCAACGCCACCGCCAAGCTGTTCCTCGTCGGCTTCTTCGCCACGTCGTTCACCTCGCTGATCGGCGTGTGGCACGGCGTCAGCCTGATGTTCGCGGACTTCGTCGAGCGCTACCGCAAGCAGCGGGCGGGCGCCGACGAGAAGGCGCTCAGCGGCGAGGAGGTGGCGTCCGGCGCGCGCGAGGAGTCGGTGCCGTTCCGCGCGTACCTGCTCTGGCTGACCTTCCCGCCGATGATCCTGCTCTTCCAGGGCCAGCCCTTCCGGCTGATCATCATCTACGGCGTGCTGGGCGCGGCCTTCATGCCCTTCCTCTCGCTGACCCTCATCTGGCTGCTCAACTCCTCGCGCACACCCAGCGAGTGGCGCAACGGCTGGCTCAGCAACGGCATGCTGGCGGTCGCGGGCCTGCTGTTCCTGGTCCTGTGCGTCAAACAGATCTCCGACCAGGACTGGAGCAGCTTCTTCTAG
- the cpaB gene encoding Flp pilus assembly protein CpaB, translating into MNSRQRRGVILLVLSVLCAFGAFAGVLSVIRDVNSKVGPEVTAYKLKGDIAPYKELTAEQFEKVEMPERWLSDNAVTNLREIRGKIAVTQLREGSLLQSDMIVKRPELGPGQQEIAIMIDAATGVAGKITPGSTVNIYATFKGESDKAKDQSKVIVEGAKVLDVGKLTPLEPDQDDRTRRRASEAVPITFALGTADAQRVAYAESFATHVRLALIGAGGDPTVPPRDRTYTLDEDK; encoded by the coding sequence ATGAACTCACGCCAGCGCCGCGGCGTCATCCTGCTGGTCCTGTCGGTCCTGTGCGCGTTCGGCGCGTTCGCGGGCGTCCTCTCGGTGATCCGTGACGTGAACTCGAAAGTGGGCCCCGAGGTCACCGCGTACAAGCTCAAAGGGGACATCGCGCCCTACAAGGAACTGACCGCCGAGCAGTTCGAGAAGGTCGAGATGCCCGAGCGGTGGCTCTCCGACAACGCCGTCACCAACCTCCGTGAGATCCGCGGCAAGATCGCCGTCACCCAGCTCCGCGAGGGTTCGCTGCTCCAGTCCGACATGATCGTCAAGCGGCCCGAACTCGGCCCGGGACAGCAGGAGATCGCCATCATGATCGATGCGGCGACCGGCGTCGCGGGCAAGATCACGCCCGGCTCGACGGTCAACATCTACGCCACCTTCAAGGGCGAGAGCGACAAGGCGAAGGACCAGTCCAAAGTCATCGTGGAGGGCGCCAAGGTCCTCGACGTCGGCAAGCTGACCCCGCTCGAACCGGACCAGGACGACCGCACGCGCCGCAGGGCGAGCGAGGCCGTGCCGATCACGTTCGCCCTCGGCACGGCGGACGCGCAGCGCGTCGCGTACGCCGAGTCGTTCGCCACGCACGTCCGCCTCGCCCTCATCGGCGCGGGCGGCGACCCGACGGTCCCGCCGCGGGACCGGACGTACACCCTCGACGAGGACAAGTAG